The following are encoded in a window of Numida meleagris isolate 19003 breed g44 Domestic line chromosome 9, NumMel1.0, whole genome shotgun sequence genomic DNA:
- the SENP8 gene encoding sentrin-specific protease 8, whose protein sequence is MDPVVLSYMDSLLRQSDVALLDPPNWLNDHIIGFAFEYFANDQFQEFSDQICFISPEVAQFIKCALSQEEIAIFLQPLDLLHKRLVFLPINDNSNQAAGGTHWSLLVYFRDKKCFAHYDSHSKCNSVHAKQVAGKLEAFLGKRGGKATFVEEKAPAQQNSYDCGMYVICNAEALCQGYFRGQQEPLLQLLTPSYITQKRSEWKALITKLTQK, encoded by the coding sequence ATGGACCCTGTTGTTCTCAGCTACATGGACAGCTTGCTGAGGCAGTCAGACGTTGCTCTGCTGGATCCTCCAAACTGGCTCAACGATCACATTATTGGCTTTGCCTTCGAGTACTTTGCCAATGACCAGTTCCAAGAATTTAGCGATCAGATTTGCTTTATCAGCCCTGAAGTGGCTCAGTTCATCAAATGTGCCCTTAGTCAGGAAGAAATAGCCATATTCCTTCAGCCACTAGACCTGCTCCACAAGAGGCTGGTGTTCCTGCCCATCAACGATAACTCCAACCAGGCGGCTGGGGGTACCCACTGGAGCTTACTGGTTTACTTCAGGGACAAAAAGTGCTTTGCCCACTATGATTCCCACAGCAAGTGCAACTCTGTCCATGCCAAGCAAGTGGCAGGGAAACTGGAAGCCTTCctggggaaaagaggaggcaAAGCAACCTTCGTGGAGGAAAAGGCACCGGCCCAGCAGAACAGCTACGACTGTGGGATGTATGTGATCTGCAACGCCGAGGCTCTGTGCCAGGGGTACTTCAGGGGACAGCAGGAgcctctgctccagctcctcaccCCTTCCTACATAACACAGAAGAGAAGCGAGTGGAAAGCTCTAATTACGAAGCTCACGCAGAAGTGA